The nucleotide window CGATTTAGATTGGTTCATAAATTAAATTAAATAGGTAGCTAATAATTTGTGGAATTACTCATTCATTGTTCAGCCAATAATGTGCTCAGATAACGTGAAATAACATTGTATGTAAAGCTCCTTTTTTATCACGCTATAAACCACCATGAATTTGCTAATTAACGATGTTTTCTTTGCTGTCCTATTCAGCCAGAATACCTATCAACACTATATTACGAAACAATAAGGTATCCTAAAAAAACAAGCCCCTTCATTACGAAGAGGCTTGTTTTAGGATACCTTATTATATTAGCTTCATTATTTATCTCCTTCAGACAGATACAATAGGCATATATTCGTTTAGTCGTTCGCGTTCCCATTTAAAAGATCTGAGGACCAGATTCTTTTTATGGCAATATTCCCAATCTACTTTTACCGGGAAACCAGGTATTTCAGACAATATCAGATTTCCATTTTTCAACACCGGTTGTACTTTGAAATAATCCTGTATACCATACATCAGTGAATACAGGTACTCCACCTGACACTGTTCATGCGCAGTGGCCACCAAAGCAGCCGTATACCAGGGATATCCACCGGAAGAGAATTCGATATTTTCACGGGAGGCCAGATCTCTTACATTCATCAGTTCCTGCACACTGCCTATCTGGGTAGCTACCGGCTGCAAGTGCCTGACACCCGCATTCACAAGGGCCGGAAATACCAGTGCTGACCGCTCTGATTCCCCGTAGGAAACAGGAACCGCTGTCAGGCTGCATAACTTCCCGATCTGGTCCAAAGAAGCGGAATGGACCGGTTCCTCCAACCAGGAGATGTCAGCGCTTTCCACCTTGTCCAAAAAATGTAGTGCTTCCTCGCAGGTCCATACCTGGTTGGCATCTACCGCAAGACGGACATTCTTTCCCAGCAAGCTCCTTACAAATTTCACCCGCTCCACATCCTCCATCATTCTCCTGCCATGTGCCCTTCCTATTTTCATTTTATAACAATCCACGCCTGCATCCAGAAAATAACTTATCTCTTTTTCCAGCTCCTCTAATGTATAGTTAGCCCCTCCGCCGCTACCATAAATCTTCACTTCACTCCTGTTTGCGCCCAGGTATCTGTGCAAAGGCATTTTACTGCGTTGGGCCGCTATATCATGCAGCGCCAGATCAATCTGGCCAAGCAGCGCGGAAGCCGGCCCCCTGAATCCTTCGTTGCGGATAGACCAGTACATCCTGCGATAAAGATCGGTATACGGTATACCCTTACTATGCAACAGTATCGGCAGCAAACACATTTCCAGGATATTGTTGTACGCGCTGTATATCGGAGCCTCTCCTATAAAACCATCCTGGTCTTCCAGGGAAAGGACCGCAATACCCAATCCCTGAAAAGGCCCCATAGTAGCATCCTCGAAGGGAGTGACTGCCTTTGCCGGTTTCAGCACACTGATCTGAGCGCTCTTAATGTTAAAAAACTCACCACCTATTCTTTGCATCAAAGCTGGTTTTGGTATATGTTACTTAGTCTCACACTGCTCTCGCGGAAACAGGTGCTTCAACAAATTTAGGTGTACCTCCTGTTTATTAGTAGGTTCATTTTAACCAATACCTATGTTTTATTTGCCTGGAAATACTGTATAGTAATGACGCCGGCGCGCTATGTTTTATTCATTGTTGTTCCTGTCAGGAGGCGTTGCCCCTAACAGATGGCGCACAAAAAAGTCGTTGCGTTTATTGCGGCCATAAGGACCACCATCACTATGTCCCATACCCGGTATGGGTAGGAATTCGAAGTTCTTGTTATTTTTTATCAGGGCGTTGATCACGCGGTAAGTGGATTCGGGCGGCACGTTGGTATCTGCCTCTCCCACTATCAGGAGTAGGTCGCCTTTCAGTTTACCGGCATTGGTAACATTGGACTGTTCTTCATAATGTTTGCCTACAGGATATCCCATCCACTGTTCGTTCCACCACTGTTTATCCACGCGGTTATCGTGGCAGCCGCAGGAAGCTGCTGCCGCTTTGTAAAATTCAGGATGGAAGAGCAGGCCACCGAGTGCATTTTGTCCGCCGGCAGAAGTGCCGTACAGCCCTACCCTGGCGGTATCCACGAAAGGATATTTTGCAGCAAGGGCTTTGATCCACAAAATACGGTCAGGGAAACCTGCATCCACCAGGTTTTTCCAGCATACATCATGAAATGCCTTGGAACGGTTGGCAGTGCCCATGCCATCTATCTGTACCACTATAAATCCCAGGTCTGCGAGACGCTGCATGTCTATATAGTAACTCATAAAACTCTTGGGCACATAAGCATCCTGCGGTCCGGCATAAATATTTTCTATCACCGGGTACAACTTATTGCTGTCGTAGTCGGAAGGACGACACATCATCCCCCATATATCTGTTTTCCCGTCCCTGCCCTTTGCAGAGAAAGGCACCGGAAAAGGTACGCCTGTGGCCTGCCACGCACTAAGGTCGGTTCTTTCCAGTACCGTAATGAGTTTAGCATCCATCGTACGACGCAGTTCATTTACAGGGGGTACGTTCACCTGTGAATATTTATCGATATAATATTTTCTGTCGGGAGAAAAAAACACCTGATGATTTCCTCGTGCAGGCGTGAGCGTTACCAGGTTATTACCGTCAAAGCCGATGCGGTAGTGATGGACGAAGTATGGATCTTCGTCCCGCTGCATTCCACCGGCACGGAACCATATCTCCCGTTTTTTGGCATCCACGCTGTCGATGCTGCGAACGACCCATTCACCTTTGGTAATCTGATTCTTTACAGCGCCGGTGAGGGTATTGACCAGGTACACATGGTGCCAGCCGTCCTTTTCAGAGGTCCATAACATTTCGTTTGTTTCGGGTAGGTAATGAGTATAGATGCGGGGCTCATAAAGAAAAGTAGTGGTTTGCTCATCCACTATGTTGCGGGTAGTGCCGGTAAGCGCATCCACTTCGATCACGCGGAAACGCTGGTTGCCGCGATCTATCTTTTCATATAAAAAATAGCGGGGGGCCTTATGCCGCCAGTGCAGGACAGGCGGGCCGTAGAAATCCAGTGCTGCGGCATTTACCGCTGTCACCTTTTTATCTGCCACAGAAAAGATGTGCATCCTATACGCCGGGAAAGGATCTCCGGGCTGCTTATAAGGCTGTGAGCGCAGCTGCCCGCGGGTGGTGCCGGCAACGTCCGTAAGCACGTAATAGACCGATGAATCTATTACAGGGCTGGTGAGGTAACCGACGAAGTACCTGCTGTCGGGCGACCAGGCGAATGCTTCGTAACGCGGGGCATCGCTGCTGTCGGAGCCATTACTGGTGAGTTGCAGCAGCGTACTGTCTTTAGCGGATTGAAGAAATACATTGCCATGAATATTCCTGGCGATCCATTGCCTGTCAGGAGACAGGGAGTCAGCTTCAAAGTCTTTCCATCGTGCAGGCCCCTGTTGCTGCAGCTGCGACTGCATCGTGGCAGCAGCCCGTAACTGTGCGAGCCGGCTGGTATCCTTTATTTCTTCCTTACGGCCGGAAGAAGCCTGCACCAGGTAATATATCTTTGATGTGTCTTTGCTGCTGTTAACCGAATACCAGAATTTTTCTCCGCCCGGGAGCCAGTTGGCCTCCACATTATGCCGGAACACTTTCTTTCTGGTGATGCTATCCAATAGCTGTACTTTGTGGTAACGTTGCACCATTTCCAGGTGAGTAGGCTGATAGGGCGTTTGTGCTATCTGTTGTGCCAGCAGGGATCCGCCAGGCAGGCAACACCCCGCGAGGAATCCAAAAAATTTACTGTATCTCATAAGTATATCTAGTGCTATCAAAAGTAAGTCATTCCCTTAACCCTTAAATATAGCCACTGCGAGATGCTGTTTTTAAACAATTTTTGATGACTTATACACGTATTTTAACCTAAATCCCG belongs to Chitinophaga sp. HK235 and includes:
- a CDS encoding enolase C-terminal domain-like protein, coding for MQRIGGEFFNIKSAQISVLKPAKAVTPFEDATMGPFQGLGIAVLSLEDQDGFIGEAPIYSAYNNILEMCLLPILLHSKGIPYTDLYRRMYWSIRNEGFRGPASALLGQIDLALHDIAAQRSKMPLHRYLGANRSEVKIYGSGGGANYTLEELEKEISYFLDAGVDCYKMKIGRAHGRRMMEDVERVKFVRSLLGKNVRLAVDANQVWTCEEALHFLDKVESADISWLEEPVHSASLDQIGKLCSLTAVPVSYGESERSALVFPALVNAGVRHLQPVATQIGSVQELMNVRDLASRENIEFSSGGYPWYTAALVATAHEQCQVEYLYSLMYGIQDYFKVQPVLKNGNLILSEIPGFPVKVDWEYCHKKNLVLRSFKWERERLNEYMPIVSV
- a CDS encoding S9 family peptidase codes for the protein MRYSKFFGFLAGCCLPGGSLLAQQIAQTPYQPTHLEMVQRYHKVQLLDSITRKKVFRHNVEANWLPGGEKFWYSVNSSKDTSKIYYLVQASSGRKEEIKDTSRLAQLRAAATMQSQLQQQGPARWKDFEADSLSPDRQWIARNIHGNVFLQSAKDSTLLQLTSNGSDSSDAPRYEAFAWSPDSRYFVGYLTSPVIDSSVYYVLTDVAGTTRGQLRSQPYKQPGDPFPAYRMHIFSVADKKVTAVNAAALDFYGPPVLHWRHKAPRYFLYEKIDRGNQRFRVIEVDALTGTTRNIVDEQTTTFLYEPRIYTHYLPETNEMLWTSEKDGWHHVYLVNTLTGAVKNQITKGEWVVRSIDSVDAKKREIWFRAGGMQRDEDPYFVHHYRIGFDGNNLVTLTPARGNHQVFFSPDRKYYIDKYSQVNVPPVNELRRTMDAKLITVLERTDLSAWQATGVPFPVPFSAKGRDGKTDIWGMMCRPSDYDSNKLYPVIENIYAGPQDAYVPKSFMSYYIDMQRLADLGFIVVQIDGMGTANRSKAFHDVCWKNLVDAGFPDRILWIKALAAKYPFVDTARVGLYGTSAGGQNALGGLLFHPEFYKAAAASCGCHDNRVDKQWWNEQWMGYPVGKHYEEQSNVTNAGKLKGDLLLIVGEADTNVPPESTYRVINALIKNNKNFEFLPIPGMGHSDGGPYGRNKRNDFFVRHLLGATPPDRNNNE